In a genomic window of Microcoleus sp. AS-A8:
- a CDS encoding glycosyltransferase, whose translation MNYQVLEKSSTTLTSVSYSETGLLSSLPSPPDGHTGWPWTEQTPPLPSTLPDGKPWPKVTIVTPSYNQGEFIEETIRSVLLQNYPNLEYIVMDGGSTDNTVSILEKYANWISLWRSEKDNGQTHAINKGFERASGFLRGYLNSDDCFLPSSLEQVARLAGAHSEQPILILGNCQMGYSSKEIFSIEVPTPPVNLIDAISNDALCPQPATFWTQPENSIPHRFSERLVFSMDFEFWHRLIKHGYQVIKFDATLAFYRHHKDAKGSKITNVFWAELASLPLLEVAHVKSFKDKLYLTTVSRRRIRHYLRLEIEKIFLTQGKWPALKALISACWTHPDLVIERPTLGLARKLLTAVLIPSETLGS comes from the coding sequence ATGAACTATCAAGTCCTTGAGAAATCTAGTACTACCTTAACGAGTGTATCTTACTCGGAAACAGGTCTGCTTTCATCTTTACCCTCACCACCGGACGGGCACACTGGCTGGCCTTGGACTGAACAGACTCCACCCTTACCATCAACCCTGCCAGATGGTAAGCCGTGGCCTAAAGTAACTATCGTCACGCCTTCCTATAATCAGGGGGAGTTTATAGAAGAGACAATTCGCTCCGTGTTGCTTCAGAACTACCCCAATTTGGAATACATCGTTATGGATGGTGGTTCTACCGACAACACCGTTTCAATTCTAGAAAAATACGCGAATTGGATATCTTTGTGGCGCTCGGAAAAAGATAACGGACAAACACATGCCATTAATAAGGGATTTGAACGTGCATCGGGATTTTTGCGGGGTTATTTGAACAGTGATGATTGTTTTCTACCCTCATCATTAGAGCAAGTAGCACGCCTTGCAGGAGCTCACTCAGAACAACCCATTCTGATTTTAGGGAACTGTCAAATGGGTTATAGCTCTAAGGAAATTTTTAGCATCGAGGTTCCTACACCTCCAGTGAATTTAATTGATGCTATTAGCAATGATGCACTATGCCCACAACCAGCAACTTTTTGGACACAGCCAGAGAATTCTATTCCTCACCGATTTAGTGAGCGTCTAGTTTTTTCTATGGATTTTGAATTTTGGCATAGATTAATCAAGCATGGTTATCAAGTTATCAAATTTGATGCAACTTTAGCGTTTTATCGCCATCATAAAGATGCCAAAGGGTCTAAAATAACCAATGTTTTTTGGGCAGAGTTAGCAAGTCTTCCCCTGTTGGAAGTAGCACACGTAAAGTCATTTAAAGACAAACTCTATCTTACTACAGTTAGCCGTCGTCGGATACGTCATTATCTCCGGTTAGAAATAGAAAAAATATTTTTAACTCAGGGTAAATGGCCAGCCCTAAAAGCCCTAATAAGTGCGTGTTGGACGCATCCAGATTTAGTGATTGAACGACCAACTTTAGGATTAGCTCGGAAATTATTAACCGCAGTTTTGATTCCATCTGAAACATTAGGCAGCTAA